The following proteins are co-located in the Desulfovibrio intestinalis genome:
- a CDS encoding sensor domain-containing diguanylate cyclase, whose product MYRSKRQIKRIYAIAFLVGGLFLVCSLMLLRYATGQVEQVSIVHLYETTTQLRVLLQRQLTQNFQTLNSLAITVGYMPQQKTLPLLKEINSNSDFIRIGIANSSGKAEVADAHGTVYHDVDLSSENFFRRALAGHPALSPPRRNPRGPGRVIYCAVPVEQDSKINEVLFGVTKAEVFLNILETPLFNATGFAALIDAQGRIVLSPELSPVDGLGSVFNLGHIGEADRRNALDGMAHGRRSYFLYENGKKQYLAAFDPIQSNDWFLFCAVPLDALGLVSPLLLYGGGVVTILALLCFIFLTWRVYRLTEWRDRQLQKLAFVDPVTGGINSHRLRLEATALLHEHPNMVFAIWLADIKNFKFYNKMLGVEAGDRELRRIARVLEKEGQGPLARCCHISGDTFAGILPFAGRESIIAMCARAASDVENGAYQSSHIFPLRLHIGIYTTDTVEDEEIPFMEMINRASIALLVAKTQDESAFHFYTDEICDHALRLCTKAN is encoded by the coding sequence ATGTACAGAAGCAAGCGGCAAATAAAACGCATCTATGCGATTGCCTTTCTGGTGGGCGGGCTTTTTCTGGTCTGCAGCCTGATGCTTCTGCGCTATGCCACGGGGCAGGTTGAACAGGTCAGTATCGTTCATCTTTACGAAACAACCACGCAACTGCGCGTCCTTTTACAACGCCAGCTGACGCAGAACTTTCAAACTCTCAACAGTTTGGCCATCACTGTCGGCTACATGCCGCAGCAAAAAACCCTTCCTCTGCTCAAGGAAATCAACAGTAACAGCGATTTCATACGCATAGGCATCGCCAATTCTTCTGGCAAGGCAGAGGTGGCAGACGCACACGGAACTGTCTATCACGATGTTGATTTATCCAGTGAAAACTTTTTCCGTAGAGCCCTCGCCGGACACCCCGCCCTCTCTCCGCCGCGCAGAAATCCTCGCGGGCCAGGCAGGGTAATCTACTGCGCGGTACCAGTTGAGCAGGACAGTAAGATCAATGAAGTGCTGTTTGGGGTAACCAAGGCTGAGGTTTTTCTTAATATTCTTGAAACGCCACTCTTCAATGCAACAGGATTTGCGGCCTTGATCGACGCGCAGGGACGCATTGTATTGTCTCCCGAGCTCAGCCCTGTTGATGGCCTGGGCAGTGTCTTTAATCTTGGGCATATAGGTGAAGCTGATCGCCGCAATGCTCTGGACGGCATGGCTCATGGCCGCAGAAGCTACTTTTTGTACGAGAACGGCAAAAAACAGTATCTGGCGGCATTTGATCCCATTCAGAGCAACGACTGGTTCCTTTTCTGCGCGGTTCCCCTTGATGCGCTGGGGCTGGTCTCCCCCCTGCTGTTGTATGGCGGGGGCGTTGTCACCATTCTGGCTTTGCTCTGCTTTATCTTTTTGACATGGCGCGTATACCGCCTAACGGAATGGCGCGACCGGCAACTGCAAAAACTGGCGTTTGTGGATCCCGTAACAGGGGGCATCAACAGCCACCGTTTGCGCCTGGAAGCAACGGCCCTATTGCATGAACACCCGAATATGGTTTTCGCCATATGGTTGGCCGACATCAAAAATTTCAAATTTTATAATAAAATGCTCGGGGTTGAAGCAGGCGATAGAGAACTACGCCGCATTGCGCGCGTGCTGGAAAAAGAAGGACAAGGGCCGCTTGCCCGGTGCTGTCACATTTCAGGTGACACCTTTGCAGGAATTCTACCGTTCGCAGGCCGCGAAAGTATAATCGCCATGTGTGCCCGTGCCGCCAGCGATGTGGAAAATGGCGCATATCAATCATCGCATATTTTCCCCCTTCGCTTGCATATTGGCATCTACACGACCGACACGGTTGAAGACGAAGAAATACCCTTTATGGAAATGATAAACAGGGCCAGCATCGCCCTGCTTGTTGCCAAAACACAGGATGAGAGCGCCTTTCACTTCTATACTGATGAAATTTGCGACCATGCCCTGCGCCTCTGCACCAAAGCAAACTAG